A single genomic interval of Halobacillus halophilus DSM 2266 harbors:
- a CDS encoding Glu/Leu/Phe/Val family dehydrogenase has translation MVADKPTDAANENNDKLDVLKSTQTVVKKALDKLGYPNEVYELLKEPVRMMTVRIPVRMDNDHIKIFTGYRSQHNDAVGPTKGGVRFHPNVSEKEVKALSIWMSLKAGIVDLPYGGGKGGIVCDPREMSFRELEGVSRGYVRAISQIVGPTKDIPAPDVFTNSQIMAWMMDEYSRIDEFNNPGFITGKPLVLGGSHGRETATAKGVTICIEEAAKKKGISVEGARVVVQGFGNAGSFLAKFMHDRGAKVIGISDAYGGLHDPDGLDIDYLLDRRDSFGTVTNLFKNTISNEELLELDCDILVPAAIENQIREENAHNIKASIVVEAANGPTTLDATRILSERGILLVPDVLASSGGVTVSYFEWVQNNQGYYWTEEEVEEKLHKVIVKGFDNVYKTAETRRVDMRLAAYMVGVRKMAEASRFRGWI, from the coding sequence ATGGTAGCGGATAAGCCGACAGATGCTGCAAACGAAAACAATGATAAACTCGATGTTTTAAAATCCACACAGACGGTGGTTAAAAAAGCACTTGATAAATTAGGTTATCCTAACGAAGTTTACGAACTCTTGAAAGAACCGGTGCGGATGATGACGGTAAGGATTCCTGTACGGATGGATAATGATCATATTAAAATATTCACAGGCTATCGTTCCCAGCATAATGACGCGGTTGGTCCTACCAAAGGCGGGGTGCGTTTCCACCCGAACGTCTCAGAAAAAGAAGTCAAAGCTTTATCCATCTGGATGAGTTTAAAAGCTGGAATTGTAGATCTGCCTTATGGTGGAGGAAAAGGCGGGATCGTTTGTGACCCTCGTGAGATGTCTTTCCGGGAACTTGAAGGCGTGAGCCGCGGTTATGTTAGGGCTATCAGTCAAATTGTAGGTCCTACAAAGGATATTCCAGCACCTGATGTATTTACAAATTCTCAGATCATGGCATGGATGATGGATGAATACAGCCGTATAGATGAATTTAATAACCCTGGTTTTATCACTGGTAAACCACTTGTCTTAGGCGGATCACATGGCCGGGAAACAGCCACGGCTAAAGGTGTAACTATCTGTATTGAAGAGGCAGCTAAAAAGAAAGGCATAAGTGTAGAAGGTGCCAGAGTGGTGGTTCAGGGCTTTGGTAACGCCGGAAGCTTTCTAGCTAAATTTATGCACGATCGTGGAGCTAAGGTTATTGGGATTTCCGATGCCTATGGAGGATTGCATGATCCTGATGGTCTGGATATCGATTACTTACTTGACCGCCGGGATAGTTTTGGCACGGTCACAAATCTTTTCAAAAATACAATATCCAATGAAGAACTGTTGGAGTTGGATTGTGACATATTAGTTCCTGCTGCTATCGAAAATCAAATTCGCGAAGAAAATGCTCACAACATAAAGGCAAGTATCGTGGTAGAAGCAGCAAACGGCCCGACCACTTTAGATGCCACTCGAATATTATCTGAAAGAGGGATATTGCTTGTACCCGATGTTTTGGCGTCTTCGGGAGGAGTAACGGTTTCTTATTTCGAATGGGTCCAGAATAATCAAGGATATTATTGGACAGAAGAAGAAGTGGAAGAGAAACTCCATAAAGTGATCGTTAAAGGGTTTGATAACGTTTACAAAACAGCAGAGACCCGGCGGGTAGATATGCGTTTAGCTGCTTACATGGTTGGTGTAAGAAAGATGGCAGAAGCTTCTCGTTTTAGAGGATGGATATAG
- a CDS encoding D-alanine--D-alanine ligase codes for MKIAVLYGGTSGEREVSLSTGKGIIKALKNKGHEVIAIDFSPEKIKDILELKVDLVFLGLHGRFGEDGKIQGLLDMLNLPYVGSGVLSSALAMDKAKSKQIFSLNGLQTANSKTFDVTGLLNMSDIVEDIKKHFPTPFVIKPNQEGSTLGLTIVKNEGQIEKAVQTAAHSDSTILVEDYVQGREVTVPVIGQKGKETPLPVIEIIPKNDYYDFDSKYKPGGSEHIVPAKLPDNLTDRLKQEAVKAHQLLGCEVYSRVDFIINEKGEPVILEVNTLPGMTPTSLFPDSAKEIGWSYDDLIEKFVELSQLDK; via the coding sequence ATGAAGATTGCAGTATTGTATGGAGGGACTTCTGGAGAACGGGAAGTTTCTTTATCTACAGGTAAGGGAATAATAAAAGCGTTAAAAAACAAAGGTCATGAAGTGATCGCTATCGATTTTTCACCCGAAAAAATTAAAGATATACTGGAATTGAAAGTGGATCTTGTTTTCTTGGGACTTCATGGACGCTTTGGTGAAGATGGTAAAATTCAAGGCTTGCTTGATATGCTTAACCTTCCTTATGTAGGGTCAGGTGTATTATCTTCAGCTCTAGCTATGGATAAAGCAAAATCAAAACAAATCTTCTCATTAAATGGACTTCAAACTGCAAACAGCAAAACGTTTGATGTTACGGGCTTATTGAATATGAGTGACATAGTGGAAGATATCAAGAAGCATTTTCCTACGCCATTCGTGATTAAGCCGAACCAGGAAGGATCCACATTGGGACTAACCATTGTGAAGAATGAAGGTCAGATTGAAAAAGCCGTCCAAACAGCTGCTCACTCTGATTCTACTATTCTGGTAGAGGATTATGTTCAGGGAAGAGAAGTGACGGTCCCGGTCATAGGTCAAAAAGGAAAAGAAACGCCGCTTCCGGTTATTGAAATCATTCCTAAGAATGATTATTATGATTTTGACTCAAAATATAAACCAGGTGGAAGTGAACATATTGTTCCTGCCAAACTGCCGGATAATCTTACCGATCGACTAAAACAAGAAGCGGTGAAAGCTCATCAGTTATTAGGATGTGAAGTTTATTCTCGTGTAGATTTCATAATTAATGAAAAAGGGGAGCCGGTGATTCTGGAAGTGAATACACTTCCGGGGATGACTCCAACTAGTTTATTCCCTGATTCCGCCAAGGAAATAGGCTGGAGCTACGACGATCTTATAGAAAAATTCGTAGAACTATCCCAACTTGATAAATAA
- a CDS encoding genetic competence negative regulator, translating into MRVERMTNEKFKIFLTFDDLLDRGLSKEELWSDLPRVHRIFSDMMYDAGIELGVELTGVLLVQVYLLQAQGMLIVVTKTEPTDMEDEEDYMEMKVTLDESKEMMFSFEDFEHVIQAGIHLHKLGVTGGNVYYYNDFYYMLLMDEDIIHLDIDQVIALLSEFASASSATSYRLAEYGKQIMKDNACGTIKNYFS; encoded by the coding sequence GTGCGAGTGGAAAGAATGACAAATGAGAAATTTAAAATTTTTCTAACCTTTGATGATTTGTTGGATAGAGGATTATCAAAAGAAGAATTGTGGAGTGACCTTCCAAGAGTCCATAGAATTTTCAGCGATATGATGTATGATGCGGGAATTGAGCTCGGGGTCGAGTTAACAGGTGTGTTACTTGTGCAAGTTTATCTATTACAGGCACAAGGCATGTTAATTGTTGTTACCAAAACTGAGCCAACTGATATGGAAGATGAAGAAGATTACATGGAAATGAAAGTTACACTGGATGAAAGTAAAGAAATGATGTTTTCATTCGAAGATTTTGAACATGTCATCCAGGCCGGTATTCACTTACACAAGCTGGGTGTTACGGGTGGAAATGTATATTATTACAATGATTTCTACTATATGCTCCTTATGGATGAAGACATCATTCATCTGGATATCGATCAAGTTATTGCTTTACTATCTGAATTTGCCTCTGCCTCCTCAGCTACCTCGTACAGATTGGCGGAGTATGGAAAGCAAATTATGAAAGATAATGCATGCGGGACAATTAAAAATTATTTTTCTTAA
- a CDS encoding MerR family transcriptional regulator, which yields MGTKQAKYNIKAVSQMVGIQPGTLRAWERRYQIVRPSRNEAGHRLYSDEHIKILKWLMEKVDKGFTISQAVSLLESNENAVDASSHTESSNQLEILGDDLLNALLSFEENEAQKKLDHAFSLFTPETVAIDIIGPLLVKIGDLWEENRITSAHEHFASHFLRSRMGMMLLSIPSDAMLPKALLVCGPNERHELGLLIFALYMKRKGYDVIYLGQSIAGGDIDIVIDEIEPSYMFMSCTLKKNIPITVSLAESLQKQFPELKIGLGGLAYDRLSELDKKRMEPFLVGNTKKDWEAWLTKH from the coding sequence ATGGGGACAAAGCAAGCAAAATACAATATAAAGGCTGTATCACAGATGGTGGGAATTCAGCCTGGCACTCTTAGAGCCTGGGAGCGCCGATACCAAATTGTTCGGCCATCCCGAAACGAAGCCGGGCATCGTTTATATTCAGATGAGCATATTAAAATATTAAAGTGGTTAATGGAAAAAGTGGATAAAGGATTCACTATTTCCCAGGCTGTATCCCTTCTTGAGAGCAATGAAAATGCAGTGGACGCTTCCAGTCATACGGAAAGCAGTAACCAATTAGAGATCCTGGGAGATGATCTTCTGAATGCGCTGCTGTCATTTGAAGAGAATGAAGCACAGAAGAAACTGGACCATGCTTTTAGCTTGTTTACCCCGGAAACAGTAGCCATTGATATTATAGGACCTCTCTTAGTGAAAATTGGAGACCTTTGGGAAGAAAACCGGATTACTAGTGCACATGAACACTTTGCAAGCCATTTCCTCCGTTCCAGAATGGGGATGATGCTTCTCTCCATACCTTCTGATGCTATGCTCCCCAAGGCTCTTCTTGTATGTGGTCCTAATGAGCGTCATGAACTTGGACTGTTGATATTTGCACTATATATGAAACGTAAAGGATATGACGTCATTTACCTTGGGCAGAGCATTGCCGGGGGCGACATTGATATTGTTATTGATGAAATAGAACCCTCCTACATGTTTATGTCCTGCACGTTAAAGAAAAATATCCCCATTACGGTAAGTCTGGCCGAATCTTTACAGAAGCAGTTTCCTGAATTGAAAATAGGACTGGGCGGCCTGGCTTATGATCGGTTATCGGAACTTGATAAAAAACGAATGGAGCCATTCCTTGTCGGAAACACTAAAAAAGATTGGGAGGCCTGGCTGACCAAGCATTAG